A genomic region of Solanum dulcamara chromosome 2, daSolDulc1.2, whole genome shotgun sequence contains the following coding sequences:
- the LOC129880393 gene encoding uncharacterized protein LOC129880393 → MVNPSINSHNFPLKFLCSYGGYIIPRQTDGKLRYYGGETRVHSIDRSISFSELLVKLGEMYGSTVSLRCQLPNEDLDALISITSDEDLANLIEEYDRASTPSSSLKIRAFLFPPKSTKKVVSPPPSIDSTSSTNSTTISNPDATSSPSSFCSTVASPPSMMRHHDSSRPYKKVTRNSLDETLNGRIRHIVRTRSSPVMFPICHEKVAAKIPQYAYQSHGNNSSHIYLI, encoded by the exons aTGGTTAATCCATCCATCAATTCCCATAATTTTCCTCTAAAATTCCTTTGTAGCTATGGTGGCTACATTATCCCCCGTCAAACCGATGGCAAACTCCGTTATTATGGTGGTGAAACCCGTGTCCACTCCATCGATCGTTCCATTTCCTTCTCAG AGCTATTAGTGAAGCTAGGGGAGATGTATGGATCAACAGTGAGTTTAAGATGTCAATTGCCAAATGAAGATCTAGATGCTCTTATATCCATAACATCTGATGAAGATTTGGCGAATCTTATTGAAGAATATGATCGTGCTTCAACACCATCATCATCTCTCAAGATCAGGGCTTTCTTATTTCCACCTAAATCCACAAAAAAAGTTGTCTCTCCTCCACCTTCCATTGATTCAACCTCATCCACCAACAGTACCACTATTAGCAACCCCGATGCCACGTCATCACCAAGTTCATTTTGTTCCACAGTTGCTAGCCCTCCTTCGATGATGAGGCATCATGATTCTTCAAGACCATATAAGAAAGTAACACGCAATTCTTTAGATGAAACACTTAACGGACGCATCCGTCATATTGTAAGGACAAGATCGTCACCCGTGATGTTTCCTATTTGTCATGAGAAAGTTGCAGCGAAGATTCCCCAATATGCTTATCAAAGTCATGGGAATAATAGTAGccatatttatttgatttga